A stretch of Anaeromyxobacter dehalogenans 2CP-1 DNA encodes these proteins:
- a CDS encoding sigma-70 family RNA polymerase sigma factor: MSDETRHRSTKGRPALPSAGEARDRSEGGLVRYDPLRAYMAEVARHPVLSRDEEHALAVQYRETGDVDAAYRLVASNLRLVVKIAHEYRRTAFQLLDLVQEGNLGLMQAVKKYDPWKGVKLSSYAAWWIRAYIIRFIMENWRLVKLGTTQAQRKLFFNLSKEREKLLARGIEPTPRLLAKNLQVEEKDVEEMSARMAADDLSLDAPVGTEGDDGRQNRLDRLADDGGPSPDAALGDEQLRRIFREKLDAFSGTLTDEKERYIFEHRLLPPDGTPPLTLQEVGDHFRLTRERARQIEAKLTGRLREFLRAEIPDFELLGPPET, from the coding sequence ATGTCGGACGAGACGCGTCACCGCTCCACGAAGGGCCGCCCCGCACTCCCGTCCGCCGGGGAGGCGCGCGACCGCTCCGAGGGCGGGCTGGTCCGCTACGACCCGCTCCGCGCGTACATGGCCGAGGTGGCGCGCCACCCGGTGCTCTCGCGGGACGAGGAGCACGCGCTCGCGGTCCAGTACCGCGAGACCGGCGACGTGGACGCCGCGTACCGGCTGGTCGCGTCCAATCTGCGACTGGTGGTGAAGATCGCCCACGAGTACCGCCGCACCGCGTTCCAGCTCCTGGATCTCGTCCAGGAAGGCAACCTCGGGCTCATGCAGGCGGTGAAGAAGTACGATCCGTGGAAGGGCGTGAAGCTCTCGTCCTACGCGGCCTGGTGGATCCGCGCGTACATCATCCGCTTCATCATGGAGAACTGGCGGCTGGTGAAGCTCGGGACCACCCAGGCGCAGCGCAAGCTGTTCTTCAACCTCTCCAAGGAGCGCGAGAAGCTGCTCGCGCGCGGCATCGAACCGACGCCGCGGCTGCTCGCGAAGAACCTCCAGGTCGAGGAGAAGGACGTGGAGGAGATGAGCGCGCGCATGGCCGCGGACGACCTCTCGCTGGACGCGCCGGTCGGCACCGAGGGCGACGACGGCCGCCAGAACCGCCTCGACCGGCTGGCCGACGACGGCGGCCCGTCGCCCGACGCCGCGCTCGGCGACGAGCAGCTCCGGCGGATCTTCCGCGAGAAGCTGGACGCGTTCTCCGGGACGCTCACCGACGAGAAGGAGCGGTACATCTTCGAGCACCGCCTCCTCCCGCCCGACGGCACGCCGCCGCTCACGCTGCAGGAGGTGGGCGACCACTTCCGCCTCACCCGCGAGCGCGCCCGCCAGATCGAGGCCAAGCTGACCGGGCGGCTGCGCGAGTTCCTCCGCGCCGAGATCCCGGACTTCGAGCTGCTCGGGCCGCCCGAGACCTGA